The window CCGCGCGCAGAAATTTTTCGTCGCGCGCCTGGAGGAAATAGACGCCCGGTTCGCGAAAGCCCTGGGAAACATTCACGTTGTGCCAGTTGTGAACGCCCGTGGTCCAGGGCTCCATGTGGTCGTGAATTTTTTTGGCGAGGTCGAGAAGGAACGCGTCGCCCGTGCGATTGTAGAGCCAGTATGCGGATTCTATCGTGTCGCCAAAACGAATTCTCGGCCAGTAACCCCGCCCGAAATCCTCTCCGGGACGCCCGTTCAGCCAGCGAAGATACCTGGTCATGAACGGCAGCACGCGCTCGTCGTGACTGTACTCGTAAAATGACTGAAGCACGTTGAGCATGACCATGTGCGGCCAGAGATCAGGATGGCCGTCGAGACCGGTCTTGTTCGCGCGAGGTCCAAAAAAACCGTCCGGCTCCTGGCTGGCCAGCACGGCATCAATCCACTTGCGGGCCTCCTTGATGATCTTCCCGTCCTTCAACACGTAACCGAGGTCGCCATAACCTTTGAGCCAGTAAGGCAACTCCTCCCAGCCGAACTTCCCCTGCCCGTCCGGCGAGGCCCATGCGCTGTCTTCGAATTTGCACCACTTGGAAATCTCTTCGAGATGGCCGGTCATTCCGTCGGCTTCCAGTTCGAGCTGGTGCCGCAGCCAGCCCTCGGGCTTGATGCTGCCGATCGGCAATTTGATGAACGCCCCAGGCTGGAGCGGCGCACGATTGGCGACGTAAAGCGTTTCCGCTGTCGTCCCGGCAGCGGTCGCGACCATGAGCAGGGACGCCAGACTGCGGATGGCGAAGGCGAAGGGCTTCAATCCGACAAACGAACTGGCTTTCATGGTTGGCTAAAATATCGATCTCACGCGTTCCCGGACACTCAAAAAGTCCGCGGCTGCTTCGGCGCCGCCCGCACATCCACCAGGCCGACGTCAATGTACTGTCCACCGCGCGTCTGGTGGCAGTGGACGGCGATGACGTTCCGGCCGGGCCTGAGCGCGGTCCGGCCCGCGGCATTCAACGGCGTTTCCTCATAGTCGGTTGTGTAGCCGCTCGCGGTCGCAGCGAGCACCCCGTTGACATAGACCTCCGCGTCTTCGTCGTGGTGCAGGCGGAGTTGGAGATCGTTCCATTTTTCCTCCGCCAGGGTGATCTCCCGGCGCAGCCAGATATCCGCCGTGTTCCACTCCGTCCGCACAACCCCGCCGGGAGTTCCCCGCGTGCCGAAACCCGCCGCTCCCGCCTGCCATGCGCTCGCGTCGAAGTCCGCCTTGAACCAGTCGGCCGGAGGCTTCTGCGTCGTGTACCGCCATTCGAGGTTCGCGTCTTCGCGCGCGGTCGCGGCGACAATCTTCACCGCAGGCGGTTTGGGAATCGGCGCCCATCCGGACGCCTTTGTCTTGTCGCGGCTCGCCCATTTCTTCCACACGGCTTTGTCATAGAGCATCCGCGCGAACACGCCGCCCACCACGGGTCGCGCGGTAAAACCGACCTTCTTCGCCGTCTTCGTTTGATACCAGTCCGTCATCGGCGAGCGGTCCGGCGTTTCGTTCAGGAACCGGACCACAGGGTCCACCAGCGCCTCAAAGTCCGATCGATTTTGCGTCAGAGTCGCGGTCCAGGTGATCCAATCGAGCTTCGTGTAATCCTTCCGGTTGTCCAGCGGCAGGCCGTATTGGTTTTGGATGCGCTTGTAGTAATCCATTTCTTTGCGCGCGACCTCGCGTGGGAATAAATTCAAGCCAAGTATCCCGTCCCAGATCAAATTGTATTTTTGACTCCACGTGCCCGGCCGGTCAAACGCCAGGCGGAAATGGTCGCCGTCGTCGGCTTCCTTCACCCAGCGCGAAGCGAACTCGCGCGCGAGCTTCCAATACTCGTCGGCCTTCGCCTTCTCGCCACGCAGGTCGCACAGCTTGGCGAAGGCGCCGAGTCCGCAGATCGCCTTTGCGCTGAGGTTCACGTTGTGCGCGAGGTGGCCGGCAAAGTCGTCGGTGCAAAGCTGGTTCTCCGGATCAAACCCCTTCGCCTTGAGATACTGCGCCCACTGTTCGAGTTGCTTCCAGTAAAGGCCTGCGAAGTTCGCGTTTCCTTCCATTTGCGCAATCGCGCCGAAGAGAATCAGCAGGTTGCCACTCTCCTCGACCGGCATCTGGTTTTGCTCTGTCCGCTCCCCGCCACCATAGACCTGGCCGTTCGCTTTCGGATACGTGCCGAGGTCGTGTGGCGCAAAGGGAAACCTCCAACGGTCGCTCGCCGCGTAATTCATGAACGGCACGAGGAACGATTTCGCGAGCGTTGGTCCGAAGAGCAGAAACTGCGGCGACATCGGATAAAACACGTCGCTCGTGCTGATGCAGCCGTTCGAGTGGTTTTCCTTGCAAAACTGGAGCGGCTCGCCGTTGTCGTCGGCGACGAATTCCCCCGCGGCGAAACACTGACGATACGCAAGCGCGGCGAGCCGCGCATAATTCTCGCCGCCAGCTTTGCGCAAATCCGCCATCAATTCGGCGTCGAACTGCTCGCAACGTTTCTTCAACGACTCGTAATCGCGTTCGGCGGCTTTCAGCAAATCGGCGGCCTCCCACCCATTGCGACGCCAGTAAGGCCGCAGGTTTTTGCGCATGTATTGAATCGAGTAGAGGTCGTCATAGGCGAGGATAAGATGGCGGGAGACGGGCTGCGCCCCGATCTTCCTAACGTTCATCGAGAGGGCTGCCGCCACTTGGTTTGCCGCAGCCGGGCTGGACGCATTGACGGTTCCATTGACAAGCCCATTTTCAGCGAAGCTTCGGCGCATTGCTGACGGTTCGCCCACGAGATGAGAGGAAAAGGCTCCTTCTCGTGCGGCGATGTACAAGTGGCCCCAGTCGATGCGAAGATCGTCGCCTTTCCTGGCGAGCACGGGCTGATCCTTCGAGCCAATCGTGAGCACACTGATTTCGCCGATTGAAGAACGGCCCGTATCCCAGACCACCGTTTGATCGGGAGTATTGACGGTCAATTCACCCAGCGCGTCGAAGGAAATATCCGCTTCGTGAGACTTCCCATCCGTCGCCTTAAAGTCGTAGGTTACATACGTCACCGGCCGCGACAGCACATCCAAATCATCGGGCAGCGCCGGGGTCATGAACG of the Candidatus Angelobacter sp. genome contains:
- a CDS encoding DUF4965 domain-containing protein, with protein sequence MENRNWLSAVGLKITESGAHGVTRPTALLFAAILLLVQAKLPAAENNLSPLRPPAVPLVACDPYFSIWSPADKLTDADTVHWTGKPNRLTSLVRIDGKAFRVMGKEPAGVPALDQKSLTVLPTRTIYTFVGAGVEWTLTFMTPALPDDLDVLSRPVTYVTYDFKATDGKSHEADISFDALGELTVNTPDQTVVWDTGRSSIGEISVLTIGSKDQPVLARKGDDLRIDWGHLYIAAREGAFSSHLVGEPSAMRRSFAENGLVNGTVNASSPAAANQVAAALSMNVRKIGAQPVSRHLILAYDDLYSIQYMRKNLRPYWRRNGWEAADLLKAAERDYESLKKRCEQFDAELMADLRKAGGENYARLAALAYRQCFAAGEFVADDNGEPLQFCKENHSNGCISTSDVFYPMSPQFLLFGPTLAKSFLVPFMNYAASDRWRFPFAPHDLGTYPKANGQVYGGGERTEQNQMPVEESGNLLILFGAIAQMEGNANFAGLYWKQLEQWAQYLKAKGFDPENQLCTDDFAGHLAHNVNLSAKAICGLGAFAKLCDLRGEKAKADEYWKLAREFASRWVKEADDGDHFRLAFDRPGTWSQKYNLIWDGILGLNLFPREVARKEMDYYKRIQNQYGLPLDNRKDYTKLDWITWTATLTQNRSDFEALVDPVVRFLNETPDRSPMTDWYQTKTAKKVGFTARPVVGGVFARMLYDKAVWKKWASRDKTKASGWAPIPKPPAVKIVAATAREDANLEWRYTTQKPPADWFKADFDASAWQAGAAGFGTRGTPGGVVRTEWNTADIWLRREITLAEEKWNDLQLRLHHDEDAEVYVNGVLAATASGYTTDYEETPLNAAGRTALRPGRNVIAVHCHQTRGGQYIDVGLVDVRAAPKQPRTF